One Bacteroidota bacterium genomic window carries:
- a CDS encoding YbjQ family protein, with protein sequence MNLTSTPDYPGREITQILGIARGSTVRARNIGRDIFAGLKNIVGGEISEYTQLLADSREEALQRMWFDAVKMGADAVINVRLTTSAVMQGAAEILAYGTAVKLK encoded by the coding sequence ATGAACTTAACCAGTACACCCGATTATCCGGGCCGTGAAATTACCCAAATACTTGGTATTGCCAGGGGCAGCACTGTGCGCGCCAGAAACATTGGCCGAGACATTTTTGCGGGATTAAAAAACATTGTGGGCGGCGAAATTTCAGAATACACCCAGCTACTTGCCGATTCGCGCGAAGAAGCCTTGCAACGTATGTGGTTTGATGCAGTAAAAATGGGAGCTGATGCCGTTATCAACGTGCGGTTAACCACTTCGGCAGTGATGCAGGGTGCCGCTGAAATTCTGGCTTATGGCACGGCTGTAAAATTAAAATAA